The stretch of DNA CATTgtgtaatataaattaaaatggtTGATAATAAATCTTATGAGAACATTGCATTTGCATGTCTATTCCTAGAGTACTAGCTCATTGTACATTCGTATCATTAAATCTCTAAGTTTATGCTTCTAAACAAAATCTGcataaacaaaaactaaaatagtaaaataaaaggTAAGCATGAATATTTTGTATACCTTGTTTTGCCTACTTTCAGTGCAtatgatcaagttttatgaacattcttcttctttctccaATCTACACAAACAATCATGTAATGTTTAATGCAAACACTAGCAGTAGATACTATAACATGTTTAGCCACACTTTAAATTTGTCAACAATTCCACCTAAACATATGAACATGGTCTATACTTCCCTTTGTATCCTGTTTTACATGAATTGAACATgatgataaattttttatttaaactatgATTGAGATCTTATAAATATGCGATCTTCTAACATCTCTATATACTAAAGGATGAGTGGTTTTTCAACCACCAAATGCAAACCCTAAATCCTTTGGCCAATTAGCACTTTACAACTTTGTAGATTGACCAATCATATGTTGCCAAATTTAGGTTTTTCAATTCCTTATAGATTGTAACCCTAATTGTGTGATACATTGGTAACCCTAATCTATTGCCCAATGAGCACTTAACATCTTTGTCTCATGTGGACCCCTCCTATGATTGATGCAAACAACTGTTTATGCAAACAATGGGCTGGTTTTATTGCTGGTTTAGGCAAACAATTCATTCTAGGTTTAGGTTTATATTCATATACCATCTTACACATGGCTTAATACAATTCTTTGCCTGCAAACAACTGGCTGGTTTTGAGATTGCTGGTTTATAGAAACAATTGGCACaagtagtttatgaaaacattttttcatttgtcaaatttttctctctctcttccccCCCTCCTCTCTCGTACGCTCTCACTCTTTCTCCTCACACTTTCATCTCTCTTTCTCCTCCCCATCTCATCCTTCACCATAACATCCACACCACAGCCTCCACCACCATCTACAAATCAACCACTCGTAAGAGTGAGGGAGCGGCCGAGTGACAGAAGCCGACGGGAGAGAAGTTCTGGCGAGGAGGAGGAGTTCCGGCTGAGAGAGTTCTTGTGGCCGTTTGTGGTGACACGGCGGTGCTTGGCAACGGCGGCAATGAAGCTTCTTGCTCCGTCTTTCCTCTGGTTCGATCTCAAATTATAtgctctatttatttttattttttttttcgttgctttttttttgttgttggtgaGGATGTGGTGGTTATAGTGGATGGTGTTCTCTTCCATCGATCATCTGTGGTGAAACTAAGTGGAATGTCTGAAAGAGCTTATATTAAATCTATAATTTCCTtttatagatttattttttgatttatttagatTTTCCTGTTTTTTAATTGATGAATTTGGTGTTTTAGGTTGAAGCTAGATGTGAGAGAATTGGCGATTCAATTCGGTTGTGTTCGGATTATACCTTATGTTCGTGACGGTCTTAAGCTGTAAGTTATTGATTTTGTGGTTTTAATAATGTCTGCTacatgtttgatgaaatgctattgagaaaaaacactaaaatgtgTTGCTGAAAACCTAGGATAGATAAATGCAAGTGATTATTTGGATAACATGTCCGAATCGTAATTCTGGATTTGATTACAGGATTATAATGCAAAGCTTTCTGATTTTGGCCTGGCAAGGGATGGTCCGAATGACAACGGAAGCCACGTCTCCACCAAGATAATGGGAACCGAGGGATATGCAGATCCCGAATATGTAGACTCGGGTATTTTCGGCTTGatgtttctcattttttttaattttgttaaggTATTACTGATTCAACTTAGTAGCCTTACTTACGGTTAATCGCTAAAATCGTTGTTATTGTAGGCCATCTTACTACTAATAGTGATGTCTATAGTTTTGGAGTTGTCCTGCTAGAAATATTAACTGGTGAGTTGGTACTTGACATGACTAAATATGGAAGAGACAACTTGGTCTATAAGAGGCATACAAGGTAGCCACTCTTGCTTTGCAATGCCTATCATTAGAATCCAAGTTCAGGCCTAACATGAATGAAGTTGTTAGAACTTTGGAGAAGCTGCAAGTTCCTAATTTGAATGTAGGCAATCTAAAGCATGCTGATGGACAATCTCCAAACTTGGTAGAACTGACTGTTCTGCAGACAGACCAGGGAATCCACCTTGCATGATTTGCTGGTGATGTTGTCCATGATCACAGGTACCTCTGTAGctaatatattaaaaaccaAACTTTTCTTTACATTTCTACATTACATTTCTTTACTTTTCTTTATTGGGGTGCTGTGGTTTCTCCTAATCTATTTTGTAACAGTACATTTGAAGGTCTAGGTTATATTCTGTTTATGTGAGATAAGTCTTGCCAATAAATTTTGCCATCGAATGAAATGAGATAAGATTAGACTTATATATTGTAATGACATGATTTGTGATTGTTCTTTGCAGCTCAAAGTTGATAAGATTAAGCTAATTGAACTCTGTGGTACATCTGAAGCTGAATTTTCCAGTGTAAGTGTTTTATATGTACAATGAATATCTAATGTGTGATGATTTTATTAAGCTTGTGAGTGGTGTTCATGAATTTAAATGAATTGTGAATGGGTGCTGCAGGGTTCTACTACTATGAAAGATTTGTGCCATGATGTTTTTGGGGTAGCTAAAGAAAAGAAAGATCCTAAAGAAGTTAAGACCAATAGAGGTATACCATTTTTTTAGCTTTATGTATTGCTTTACAATGTATACTTTATTCAGATTATTTTTTCAGTTCCTGTTTTTGCATTAAGTATGTTCTTTCCTGCTTTTCCTGCTCTTTGTGCAGATTTGCTTGATGTCTTACCAAGCAAAAGAAAAGCTGAGGACGGTAGCTATTTGTCTGATGATGGAGCAGAGGTATAAATGGCTAATAACTCTATGAAACTTGCataactaaagattattttcaTTTCGGTTCCTTGTGTTATCTATGGATATAAATTTTGGAAAGGGTTATTTTCTCTTTTGATTTTCAAACAGACATCCTATTCTTGGTAGCAAAGATTGATGTCGGTCGGTGAGTGACGATGGTGGATTAAGACACCCCGGCTGCATTTCTACCAGATGACTGCCAATTGGATGCTCATCGTACAATTGCATATATTGAAAAGGTTTGCATTCTTGGTCCATTTTTCTTTGCATATCTTTTACCTTTACTAATGTCATGCCGCTGTTATATGACTGCAGACATATAATAAtgatttcattaaaaatattcaatttctaCCTATAATTTATGAAGGAGTTGTCTATCTGTACATTTCTCACACAAAGAAATGTTGAAAATTATAGTTTCTTTCTGACACCATGTCTCTGGAATATGCTTCCACCGGTTAAATTTACATggcttttgaatattttttttaatattgtgtTAAAATACAGGACCCTTGCCGACCTGGTGTCAAGGATTCAGTACAGCTTTGCTAAAAAGCCGGGGTTAAGGTATTATAAATCTCTGGTTTTGAATGTTTTTTAGCGTCCCAAAAGGCTCTTATTGTTGAATGAACATGTTTAGTTTTTACATTTCAAAGTGTCATCGTTGTCATGATGCTGGTGCAGTGATAGTAGACAATATGCAAGTTATGTTAAAATTGTGAAACGTACAACATGACTTGCATACTAATATAACTCTAGCCACTTAAATTGAAAACTGTCAATTTTGGGTATTTGTGAGGACATTGCTCCTGTGGACCATCATTTGATGGACTGTGTCAACATATGCATTgtattttctttctaattttacCCCAAAGATTTTAAGGATCCAAATTCATATTATTAAACTCATTTGGTTTTCAATGGCTTGCAAATTGATCATCTGAAATTTCCTTatgcattttttatatataattttttgatttcaCCGTTTGGATTTCTGATCCCAGGTAAAGATGGTCACGGGTGACAATGTGAAAACTGCAAAGGCAATTGCTGTGGAATGTGGAATACTTAGTTCACTTGCTGATGCTATTGAGAGAACTGTCATTGAAGACAAAACATTTCGAGCCTTGTCAGAGTCAGAAAGAGAAGAAATTGCAGACTCAATATCGGTAGAGTCTAGCTACTATGGCATCCTTATTTTTGTGCTCTTAGTGATATACATTATTAATGAATATTGTCTATTAGGTTATGGGAAGGTCATCTCCCAATGACAAACTATTGTTAGTACAAGCATTAAGGAGGAAGGGTCATGTTGTGGCTGTTACTGGGGATGGAACGAATGATGCTCCTGCACTTCACAAGGTTTGTGTAACTTATTATTCTGgccttttatttgtttgttatcTCTATTTATAGTACACATTACAATGATAATCAAAACCAAAATGATACATAACGAGTATATGTGACTTCTCTTTCTATCTTAGAATGGAAACACattacattgttttttttttctttccaaatttcaAGTTGGACTATATTGTTAAATGTAAAACCAGATTCCTATGCTTCATGTTTGTATTGATTTTGCTTGATTTTCTCTCGTATTGTTTACTTCCAGGGATGAAACTTAAACTCTCATTCAGTCATCCAAATTCATTATAGAAGAAGGCCAACCAGTTCTCTAAACTagcatttgaaaataaattatcagTTGAGGAGAATTCTATTATCCGACTAATTTGTAATTTGGAGATAGTTTGTATCAGAAAATCGATTACTTATTTGTACATTTCGTTTTGATTATGTAATTGGATATCTTATAATACTTAAATTGGGTTCAGAATATAGCtacactttttttaatataacatgCTATATACTTAATGTGTAATGGTAGCAAAACCTAAAATGAAATATTGTTATAATTTGCCATAATAAGAATGTGAAAGAGTTATAATTTGCCATGGTGTATAAGTGTGTGAAATTATGATCACTCCAATTTCACTTATGCAGTATTACTATGGTCAacaacatccatgattgataacatccatgattgatatataaatggTGTTTCCTCatgttttcttataattaatgctaattttttatataatttcttAATCTCTACACCATATATAAACCTCCATATATCACTAACACATgcttataatttttaagataaTCGCTAATACTACGAGTACGAGTTTAATAGAGATGCTTGATGTAATGATATCGCAATTAAATTACTAGATGTGGAATGGACCAATTTGATTAATATCGATATGCTTACGTCTAGCTTATTTTGACCCATAACATCCATGATTGGCAACaaccatgattgatatataaatgaaGTTACTAcgaacccgtgcatcgcacgggccGGTTACTagttattaataaatttttggtCCTAAAGTTGTTTTTCTGTTTGCAGAATTGGTCCTGCCTGAAGTTAGGTGAAAGTTATTATTGACTGGACAAATTGAATGACCACATAGACACATTGCTGGATGTCACGTGGATTCATTAAATGATTTGGCATCTCACGTgtcattaacataaaaaaaatctaatattaaCTAAAacggttaaaaaaaaatctaatattaaataaaacgattaaaaatgaatgaaaaataaaggtttaattagtaaaatagtctcttaaaaaatatttttggttttatttggtctcttaaggaaaaaaaagtctgaatatgtctcttaaagaaaaaaaatctgaatagGTCCTATAAatacatatccgttaatcagtttgatccTATTTGGACCTtgttttagggaccaaactggtTAACGGAGATGTTTTTaagacctattcggacttttttttaatttaaggtACCTATTCggatatttttttaagggatcaatctaaaaccaaaaatatctttaagggatctTTTAGTAATTAAACCAAAAatgaaaggagaaaaaaaaaaacccaaatccCACTTTAACCACTTCCTTTCCCTCACGTTAACCCAGAAAACTCACATTGCATGTTGATGCTTCTGCGAGCGAAGAGGTTGGTGGAGCGGATTTGGAGCAATTTCATAATTGGATCCatttgatttgtatttgaacCGATACAATTGAGAACATTCAATCGTCGCATCAAAAGGAAATGGTGATGTTAGTGAGAGTGTGGATTTTTTTGTTCCGATTTTAACCTCCATGGATGAGATCAGGAAGAGCTTATAAGCAATTTTAGGTTTGGAATTGGTTTGGTAGTTTAAATGGCGATGAAGGAGAGGGAGGGTGATAAGGAATTGGCAACGATGGACGGTTATGATATTGATTGATGGAGATCGGAGAGGTGTGTTTGACGAGGAGATATGCttattttttggcttaaatgcagttttatccCTGTTTTGAAAACTGCGGAATTTtgcctcctattttaaaatatggaATTTTATcctcctattttataatttgttggattttgcctcCACCACAATTCTGCACAAAATTTGCTTTTGAGCTTAAagttcaaaacttcgcacataactcaattttgatcaataattcacaaaacggataccgaaacgaccgtaatcgagttagttttccacataatcaaactccactaaatttggagttacagagagagattaattaccgttttagtgaaggtctgtccaattactaattctgcagaaatctacttgtgatcttcaattTAGttattggacagaccttcactaaaacggtaattaatctctctctgtaactccaaatttagtgcagttcgattctgtggaaaactaactcgattgcagtcgtttcggtaccagtttggtgaattattgatctaaattgagttatgtgcgaagctttgacCTTGAAGCTCAAAAGTagattttggtggggggcaaaatccaacaaattataaaatagggggggtaaaattccgcattttaaaataggggggcaaaattccgcatttttcaaaatagggggtaaaactgcatttaagcctatctttttttttcctctctacattgtattatttataaatttttggcTTTAATTGTAGTTTTATCATGTTATTTTCCCTATTTTGTAGAATTGGCcccatattttaaaataggatAAAATGTTGTTTTAGTTCCGGTAAAGTTAACGAATTTAGATTTTAAttcctataaaataaaattagttcaTTTTACCCTTATAAAATTTAAACCTGCATCGCTATCGACGGTGGAAACTTCGtatcaatatcatggtaacaaaaaaaaacctgcATGATTTACTCCTTAATAGGTGATTTACTCCTTAATAGGATTTGTACCAAATTAGATTGTGATGTGACATTGGTTTAGTGACTTGGCAAGTGTCAGGTTAGATGTGtagaaaaaaatcaacaaaaagacaaaaacatggtaaaatgacataaatgtCGAGAACCAATATCAAAAGTAAAATTGTAactcaaatttatttaaattattgcATAGTTTTAATGGTTAAGGTTTTTTTGGGAGTGTGTGTGGAATGAGAGGAAATGAAGTTGAATATTGTTAATGTACGTGTATTTTTCGTGAAACTTCTAAGGTAAAAAATAGTTGTGGATGATCTAGTGAAATTAAAAGCTAGGGGTGAAGAGGGAGAGTGGTGTTTGGGAGGTGATTTTAATGTCGTTTTACGTTCATCTGAAAGAAAATGATGTAGTTCAGACATGCATTATGGTGAAATTATTGCCTTCCGAGAATTTGTGGAAGATATGCAGGTAGAGGACGTCCCAATGTAGGGAAAGAAGTTTTCATGGTTCAGTGCAGATGGCAAGGCTCTGAGTCGTATTGACATATTCTTAGTATCGTCAGATTTTATGGAGAAAAATGGGATCACTAGCAAATGAATTGGTGAACACGACATTTCTGATCATTGTCCGATTTAGTTAATTCAAGATTCTAGTAATTGGGGACCTAAATCTTTCAGATTCATTAATGAATGGCTTGAGCACCCCGATTTTCTTAATTTTGCATCATGGAAGAGTTTTAATGTCAGTGGTAAGAAAACTTTTGTTTTGAGAGAAAAGCTGAAACTTTTGAAGGATAGGTTGAAAGTGTGGAACAAAGAGGTGTTTGGAATTCTCGGCTTAAATATTGAGAAGACAGTGAAAGAGCTCAATGACATTGAAGGTTTGATCGGTGAGTGCAGATCGATGATGGGGATATGATTAGAAGAGAAGGTTTTAATAAGGAATTTTAGAAGCAACTACATTATAAAGATAGTTTGTTGAAACAAAAAACCCGATCAAAATGGGTGAAGGAAGGTGACTCCAATTCTAGATATTTCCATGAGACTATTATGGGGAGGAGAAGACGAAATCAATTGGTGGCATTAAAATATGGGGACATGTGGGTTCAAGAAGTGGCCGATGTCAAGAAGTTCAAGAAATATGTGGGTAATGTGGAGAAAGACCTCTTTTGAAGTTGGAGTGTTGTACAAGTAAAAGAATGAATTTTGAAGATGAACCTGTGTCGTGGCGCAGGAGACACTACGCATGGCGCAATTGAGCAAATCAAAGGAGCAAAAACTCTGTCAGCTGCGCCAGGTCTGCGCATGGCCCAATTCGAGGATCTTGGATTGAGAATTTAGCTGTCGGCTACGCCATGGCGCTGGAGTTCTGCGCATGGCGCAATAAAAAGAATGGCGCTGGAATTCTCGGCTTAAATATTGAGAAGACAGTGAAAGAGCTCAATGACATTGAAGGTTTGATCGGTGAGTGCAGATCGATGATGGGGATATGATTAGAAGAGAAGGTTTTAATAAGGAATTTTAGAAGCAACTACATTATAAAGATAGTTTGTTGAAACAAAAAACCCGATCAAAATGGGTGAAGGAAGGTGACTCCAATTCTAGATATTTCCATGAGACTATTATGGGGAGGAGAAGACGAAATCAATTGGTGGCATTAAAATATGGGGACATGTGGGTTCAAGAAGTGGCCGATGTCAAGAAGTTCAAGAAATATGTGGGTAATGTGGAGAAAGACCTCTTTTGAAGTTGGAGTGTTGTACAAGTAAAAGAATGAATTTTGAAGATGAACCTGTGTCGTGGCGCAGGAGACACTACGCATGGCGCAATTGAGCAAATCAAAGGAGCAAAAACTCTGTCAGCTGCGCCAGGTCTGCGCATGGCCCAATTCGAGGATCTTGGATTGAGAATTTAGCTGTCGGCTACGCCATGGCGCTGGAGTTCTGCGCATGGCGCAATAAAAAGAATGGAAGATCAGAATTCAGTTGTTggctgcgccatggcgcagtgGCTCTGCGCATGGCGCAATACAAGGTTTTCAAAGGAGGAGATTTTCCTGCTggctgcgcatggcgcaggTTTTAACTGCCAGGTCATGCCGTGGCGCAGAGGGCCTGCGCATGGCGTAGGTGCGAAGATTATAAAAGAAAACATAGTCTAATTTGATATGGTTCGGAATTTTGACGAAGAATTAAGTTCAAGCTTGTGGATCTGCGATTTTCGACCAGTTTCATCAGTGATTCTTGCATAGAAGATGGTTTTGAAgagatcttcatcttctttacttGAATTGGTGCTTAGGATGAGTCACTAGACTCCATTGATGGGAGATCTTAGGTGAATTCACTTCAACTCTTCAATGTAATTTTGTCCATGGTTGTAATTGAATCAAGTTGTACTTAATCAAATattctttgtgcttaatgctttactTTTCTTGGCCAGTAATGTGATGATTCATGTGATTATTTTGATATGAGAATAGGAATTAATCATGAAACTAGGAATCTTTGAATGGTTGGTAATACTTAAAAGATTAGATGTTATCCATCATGATCTTGGAATTATGTGTGGAAAACCtcaattaatcacaaatcacCTAAGAGATTAGGGATTTGTGATCAATTGGGAGAATTGAGTACCAAGAGATTAGACTCAATTAGTTGAAATTCTATCTTAAGCGGAACTTGATCGATTTAATCATGTATGAAATTACGTTGCTGTGTGCGAGTGAAGGATCCGAAGGATCTCGAATCGTTTCGTTAAAACTTTGAAAAGCTTCCGAAATCAATTTGATAACTTCACCCCAAACAatgtcttttaattttaaaatatgtctAGATATGATTGCGTTGATCGGAATCTAAACAATCCTCGTGGATCGATATGTTAATACTACTTGACAACAATTGTGCACTTGCAATTTGGCGATCACTAACAATAATGTTAGCCACGGTTTAACCGTTGTGACAATAAATATGTTACCACGCCTTAAATTGTTGTGGAAAATGTCTAGTTTAACCGTGGCTAACTTTAGCGACGCCGACATAAGCCACCCTCAAGTTTTCCGTGGAAAACATTATTAGCTACGGTGAATGTTGTGTTTAGCCACGGTTTTGACCGTGGCTAAAGAGCGCTTTTTTTTGTAGTGTATGAACGACTTTCGGAGTTTTGTCACCACCGTCATGTGTTGGTCATAATGTTTCGATTGGCAAATGGTTACACACGCCGAAGGTAAAGCAGAAGATTGATATTAAGAAAAAGGAGCTGCATGAGGTTAACAAGAAGATTGTTAAACATGAATATGTGACTAGGGCTATTGCGGAATCTGAGATATTGTTACAACAGTTACTAAAAAAGATGATAATTTAAAGGTTGTAGTAAACGACCCGCGACTGAGGTGGACAATGAGCAGGCTACGGCAGATGATATTGTTACACTAACTCCGAACTCATCGGTTTCAGGAAGACATAAGGAGGTGCCTGCTACGGGTGAAACTCATGCGGAGCCAGTGCAACAACCGTCAATAATAATGATTCACGACTAGAAATTGAAACTTAGTGCCATATCTTGATACTGAACCTCAGATGGAGGAATTGATTCATAAAGGCACTTTTAGCATGGCTTTGAAGGAAGTTAATGATGAGATTGCCGAAGAAAACTTGCACAGTGAGAGTCAGTCTTGCAACAGGTTGAAGTTACTAGCAATTGCTAGAAGTCGGAAGATGATGATGGAGAGGATATCATGATCCCTACAACACAACTTGTGAGGGTTGTTAATGATGAGGAATTTGATGAGGTGGTTCAAAAAGAGTTACAGGTAGTAAAGAAGATCTGGGCTGATATGGCAGAAGCAAAACAAGGAAAACAAGAACCATTCATGCCAGTTGTCTAAATCGTGAAAAAGAAGATCAAGAGCCAGATGCACAGACCACCATACCATACCCGCTCTTCAGCAGCGGGTGGCGACTAACTCACGTGCGGAAAAGTTTGCTAATATTGAGTATGTTTGCGCTCAAGTGGGAATCATTACCATACTATGTGACGATTTCTTGGATATGAACATGGGTTCCGCTATTACAGAAACTTTTAATTGACtctctttttgtttctttaatttGGGGTAAGACCTAGTCTGCCCTTGTAAtcattattttttccttttttttttaatttaatatgagaTGGGAAATGATAGGGGTACCGAGATGATTGCGATGCCTACTCCTACCTTGATATTTAGATGAGTAATGCTAGGGTCACACCATTTTACACACTCCAATCATAATTGGCCACATCATCTATTTATTTTACACTTTAACTTACTGCCGTTCCAACTtgtttgagtatttttttttggtcaaaactTGTTTGAGTattattatacaaaaaaaacaaaaaaaaacttttcatctTTCTCTGCACTTCATCCTACCATCGTCTTCCCGGTTCCCACCCACCATCTTCCTTTAAGTTCGAGATTCAACAATGAAAGGGTTTCGATTTGGGTACCCTTGTTTGCATAGGGTTTGGTGaagtttgaattttaatttgatttgatgtgATATGTGACCGTAAATGGGTttgtttggaatcaacgaggaC from Trifolium pratense cultivar HEN17-A07 linkage group LG5, ARS_RC_1.1, whole genome shotgun sequence encodes:
- the LOC123883616 gene encoding uncharacterized protein LOC123883616: MKTFFHLSNFSLSLPPLLSRTLSLFLLTLSSLFLLPISSFTITSTPQPPPPSTNQPLVRVRERPSDRSRRERSSGEEEEFRLREFLWPFVVTRRCLATAAMKLLAPSFLWLKLDVRELAIQFGCVRIIPYVRDGLKLSKLIRLS